Proteins encoded by one window of Manihot esculenta cultivar AM560-2 chromosome 10, M.esculenta_v8, whole genome shotgun sequence:
- the LOC110624124 gene encoding uncharacterized protein LOC110624124 isoform X1: protein MSDLNLNAESVESTQNSEPNERERLGNSGSSTVVSPPRNAANDDNVGVNDVIEVGGGGDGIENENGAAITTELFNGRGVGMDFGNSQRQEKLSSEIGQEISDGEVQGNIRRRRGPRSRSSQNKGITFYRRTERRESHSWDEGKLVYLGDFYTAHAAARAYDRKAVKFWGVEADITFNLSDNETDLMQMKRLAKEEVVHGFRRQRTRFSRGSPFGNSNGESEEHIHSHSGSYDVNRRGSRGQTEDNEIQFEDNEMQSCLASPAPRSPENDHFICMDVEHGNGSCRTCFRADSLKRKVFEWMFAIANFIVELLSIVFEQLSSQHYSLFLPICMGMSLLALFICTFELVYKAQKERATWRWCGTIPWFYYPSQSGIRLGSFVDIAGLACAFGQCILTIIGYCLFLRNGHNPIKISIWASIFASCQLCSRFCGEFKHDVHGQDSSTQDFTIS from the exons ATGTCTGACCTTAATCTGAATGCGGAATCGGTGGAGTCAACTCAGAACTCGGAGCCGAATGAGAGGGAGAGGTTAGGGAACTCTGGTTCATCAACCGTCGTCAGTCCTCCCAGAAATGCTGCTAATGACGATAATGTAGGTGTTAATGATGTAATAGAAGTAGGAGGTGGCGGGGATGGAATTGAGAATGAAAATGGTGCAGCGATAACGACGGAGCTTTTCAATGGAAGGGGAGTGGGCATGGATTTTGGGAATTCTCAGAGGCAAGAGAAGCTCTCGTCTGAGATTGGACAGGAGATTAGTGACGGTGAGGTGCAGGGAAATATCAGGAGGAGGAGGGGACCACGGTCTAGGAGCTCACAGAACAAAGGAATTACCTTCTACAGAAGGACTGAGAGACGGGAATCTCATAGCTG GGATGAGGGGAAACTAGTCTACCTGG GTGATTTCTACACTGCTCATGCTGCAGCCAG AGCCTATGATCGAAAAGCTGTCAAATTCTGGGGTGTTGAAGCTGACATCACCTTTAACTTGAGTGATAATGAGACGGATCTGATGCAG ATGAAGCGTTTGGCCAAGGAAGAAGTTGTTCACGGATTCCGCAGACAAAGAACTCGTTTCTCAAGAGGGAGTCCCTTCGGCAATAGCAACGGGGAAAGTGAAGAGCATATCCACTCCCACTCAGGCTCCTACGACGTGAACAGAAGGGGTTCAAGG GGTCAAACTGAGGACAACGAAATCCAATTTGAGGACAACGAAATGCAATCTTGTCTTGCTTCCCCAGCACCTCGTTCACCTGAGAATGATCATTTCATCTGCATGGATGTTGAACATGGCAACGGCAGTTGCAGGACATGCTTCAGAGCAGATAGTTTGAAAAGAAAG GTTTTCGAGTGGATGTTTGCTATTGCCAACTTCATTGTTGAGCTCTTGTCAATAGTTTTTGAGCAGCTTTCCTCTCAGCATTACTCTCTTTTTCTGCCAATATGCATGGGGATGTCTCTGCTAGCTCTTTTTATTTGCACCTTCGAGCTCGTGTATAAAGCTCAGAAAGAACGAGCCACTTGGCGGTGGTGTGGCACAATACCTTGGTTTTATTATCCATCTCAAAGTGGCATTCGTCTTGGTTCTTTCGTGGACATTGCTGGATTGGCTTGTGCATTTGGTCAATGCATTCTCACAATAATTGGTTATTGTTTGTTCTTGAGGAATGGTCACAATCCAATAAAAATATCCATTTGGGCTAGCATCTTTGCCTCTTGTCAGTTGTGTTCCAGGTTCTGTGGAGAATTCAAACATGATGTTCATGGGCAGGATTCTTCTACCCAGGATTTTACCATTTCTTGA
- the LOC110624124 gene encoding uncharacterized protein LOC110624124 isoform X2, with product MEGEWAWILGILRGKRSSRLRLDRRLVTVRCREISGGGGDHGLGAHRTKELPSTEGLRDGNLIAGDFYTAHAAARAYDRKAVKFWGVEADITFNLSDNETDLMQMKRLAKEEVVHGFRRQRTRFSRGSPFGNSNGESEEHIHSHSGSYDVNRRGSRGQTEDNEIQFEDNEMQSCLASPAPRSPENDHFICMDVEHGNGSCRTCFRADSLKRKVFEWMFAIANFIVELLSIVFEQLSSQHYSLFLPICMGMSLLALFICTFELVYKAQKERATWRWCGTIPWFYYPSQSGIRLGSFVDIAGLACAFGQCILTIIGYCLFLRNGHNPIKISIWASIFASCQLCSRFCGEFKHDVHGQDSSTQDFTIS from the exons ATGGAAGGGGAGTGGGCATGGATTTTGGGAATTCTCAGAGGCAAGAGAAGCTCTCGTCTGAGATTGGACAGGAGATTAGTGACGGTGAGGTGCAGGGAAATATCAGGAGGAGGAGGGGACCACGGTCTAGGAGCTCACAGAACAAAGGAATTACCTTCTACAGAAGGACTGAGAGACGGGAATCTCATAGCTG GTGATTTCTACACTGCTCATGCTGCAGCCAG AGCCTATGATCGAAAAGCTGTCAAATTCTGGGGTGTTGAAGCTGACATCACCTTTAACTTGAGTGATAATGAGACGGATCTGATGCAG ATGAAGCGTTTGGCCAAGGAAGAAGTTGTTCACGGATTCCGCAGACAAAGAACTCGTTTCTCAAGAGGGAGTCCCTTCGGCAATAGCAACGGGGAAAGTGAAGAGCATATCCACTCCCACTCAGGCTCCTACGACGTGAACAGAAGGGGTTCAAGG GGTCAAACTGAGGACAACGAAATCCAATTTGAGGACAACGAAATGCAATCTTGTCTTGCTTCCCCAGCACCTCGTTCACCTGAGAATGATCATTTCATCTGCATGGATGTTGAACATGGCAACGGCAGTTGCAGGACATGCTTCAGAGCAGATAGTTTGAAAAGAAAG GTTTTCGAGTGGATGTTTGCTATTGCCAACTTCATTGTTGAGCTCTTGTCAATAGTTTTTGAGCAGCTTTCCTCTCAGCATTACTCTCTTTTTCTGCCAATATGCATGGGGATGTCTCTGCTAGCTCTTTTTATTTGCACCTTCGAGCTCGTGTATAAAGCTCAGAAAGAACGAGCCACTTGGCGGTGGTGTGGCACAATACCTTGGTTTTATTATCCATCTCAAAGTGGCATTCGTCTTGGTTCTTTCGTGGACATTGCTGGATTGGCTTGTGCATTTGGTCAATGCATTCTCACAATAATTGGTTATTGTTTGTTCTTGAGGAATGGTCACAATCCAATAAAAATATCCATTTGGGCTAGCATCTTTGCCTCTTGTCAGTTGTGTTCCAGGTTCTGTGGAGAATTCAAACATGATGTTCATGGGCAGGATTCTTCTACCCAGGATTTTACCATTTCTTGA